AGCGCGCGATGTCCGCGCTCAGCGGCGCGCCCCCGGAGATGAAGAACTCCAGCTCCCCGCCAACGCCCGCCCTGACCTTGGAGAACACCAGGCGGTCGGCCACGGCGTGCCGTATCCGCACCGCCAACGGAGGCTCCCTGCCGGCGAGAGTGTCCTCCGCCCAGCGCTCGCCCACGCCCGCGGCCCAGTCGACGAGCTTGCCGCGGATACCCGGCGTGGCCATCACGCGAGCGTGGATCTTCTCGTAAAGCCGTGGCACCGCGGCGACTATGTGGGGCTTCACCTCCACCATGTTCCGGGGCACCGCCGAGATCGACTCGGCGTAGGATATGGTCACCCCGGCGCGGAACAAGGCGTAGTCCAGCATGCGCTCGAAGATGTGCGCCAGCGGCAGGAGGCTGAGAGCGCGCCTGGCTTTGCGCAACGGCAGCGCGATGAGGCTCGCCTCCACGTCGTAGAAGAGGTTGCCGTGGGTCAGCATCACGCCCTTGGGCGTGCCCGTCGTGCCGGACGTGTAGAGAATTGTGAGCAGGTCGTCGGGCTCGGGCGCGGCGGCCAGCTCCTCGAAATCCGCTCCGGCCTGGCCGGTCGCGCGCGCATCCGCCCCGGCCCGCATCAGGTCGCGCAGCGTGATGACGTAGTCGTCGCCGTCAAGGCCCGTGTCGTCGTCGAAGGCGATCAGCTTCTCGACCGAGGGCAACTCGCCGCGGATGGCGAGCACCTTGTCACGCTGTTCCGCGTCCGACACGAACACGATACGGACGCCGCTGTCGGCCAACAGGTACTGGATCTGGGACGCCGGGAGCGTGGCGTACACGGGCACCGATACCGCGCCGCGACACATGATGGCGTAGTCCGCCAGCGCCCAGCCGAGTCGATTCTCGGACAGGATGGCCAGGCGGTCTCCCGGCTCCTGGCCGAGCGTCTCCAGGCCGGCCGCTACATCCCGCACCCGCTCGAGCAGCTCGGCGTGGCTCATGCCACGCCACGCGCCCGATTCCTTGGTGCGGAAAGCATCCCGCGCGGGCCATTCCGCGCACGCCTCCAGAAAGAGCTGCGTAATGGTGCCCGCGGGGATGTCGAGCGGGGTCGCGGCGTACGTCCCGTCGCGCACGACGGTCTCCGGGGGTCCGGCGTTCAAGACGCCTCCGTGGCAGCGATC
The Gemmatimonadota bacterium genome window above contains:
- a CDS encoding long-chain fatty acid--CoA ligase, producing MNAGPPETVVRDGTYAATPLDIPAGTITQLFLEACAEWPARDAFRTKESGAWRGMSHAELLERVRDVAAGLETLGQEPGDRLAILSENRLGWALADYAIMCRGAVSVPVYATLPASQIQYLLADSGVRIVFVSDAEQRDKVLAIRGELPSVEKLIAFDDDTGLDGDDYVITLRDLMRAGADARATGQAGADFEELAAAPEPDDLLTILYTSGTTGTPKGVMLTHGNLFYDVEASLIALPLRKARRALSLLPLAHIFERMLDYALFRAGVTISYAESISAVPRNMVEVKPHIVAAVPRLYEKIHARVMATPGIRGKLVDWAAGVGERWAEDTLAGREPPLAVRIRHAVADRLVFSKVRAGVGGELEFFISGGAPLSADIARFFHAAGVLILEGYGLSETSPVTNVNTPENRRIGTVGKPIPGTEVKIADDGEILIRGPQVMPGYYNLPEETEAALVDGWFHTGDIGEIDADGFLKITDRKKEILVTAGGKNVAPAPIEQAAKANKFVQEVVMVGDRKPYTVLLVVPDFNALAPWAAANGVRVDTERALIENATVQRKMFDEVFACFARLARYQTPKKIGLLEHPFTIESGELTPKQSVKRRVVLERYADTIEALYDTEDDVIAEFVPEQEPGGDSDD